TCCCTCATCACCCACCGCCTGTCCCTGGAGGAGGCCCCGCAGGGATATCAGGCCATGCGATCCTACGAGGCGTTGAAGGTCCTCGTGTATCCATTCCGGTGAAAGACAGGGCGGGTGTCGGGAGCCCTCGCCCTCTTCCCGGATGACTCTCCATCCTCAGAACACGTAGGGCGCGGTCCTCGGGTTCCGCTTGAGGGCCTTCCATTCTTCTTCATCGACCGGGCGCGGGGGATCACGCTCGGCGTCCACCGGGCAGAGGAACCCGAAGGGTTCATCGCCGTCGTTGATCCAGCGATGGGGGACCTCCGGGGGAACGTAAACGATGTCGAAGGGGGCCACCTCGAAGACCTCCGGCCCGACCAGAGCCTTCCCCCTCCCTCGGATGACGATGATGAGGTGGATGTGCTGGTGTTTCTCCAAGCTGGAGTAGGCACCGGGGGCCAGTTCGAAATAGCGCATCTGGAACCGGCATGGGATCTCCGGAGGCCCCCCCAGGGTGAAGCGGGTGATCCCCCGCCAGCCCATCCCGCGGGCATCCCCCAGGCTGAACTTGTAGGCCTCCGGTTCCACGCCTTCCCAGCGGAAGGTCCGGGCATCAAAGGAGATCCGCCGGCCGGATGGGAGGGTTGCTTTCTCTCGGATCTCTGCCATCTTGCGGCACCCCGTTCGGTGGGGAAAGATCGTAAAAGATCAGGGTTTATTGTGCCCCTGCTCGAAGGCTTTGCGCAAATCCTAAGGGGATGCGCGATGGGTCGCGGCGAAAGCCGCTCCTACAACAAACATAAGGATGCCGAAATGAATTTCGGCACCCCATCGGGTGGGCCCACCCGGATGGAGAGCTGCAGATGATCACCCGGGCTTCGTGAAGTTCCTCACTGCTCCTCTTGTAACCCTCACTTTAATGTAGAAAGCGATGATCCGAACGATCTCGAGCTGAGAAAAGGGCGGCTGTGGCGTCCTGTCATTCGGAGCCGACGGAGCGATTGGAGGATCTTCCCCAGCGTCCGGTGGTGCTGGTGGGGCCGCCGAACGTGGGCAAATCGGCGCTGTTCTTCCGGCTCACCGGCCGCTACGCCACCGTCTCCAACTACCCGGGCACCACGGTGGACCTGCTGATGGGGCGCCTCCCGGAGGGGGCCCCCTTGCTGGACACCCCGGGGATCCACAGCCTGTTTCCTCTTTCCGCTGAGGAGCAGGTGACGCAAGCGCTGATCCTGAGCGCCCAGCCCCAGGCGGTGATCCAGGTGGCGGACGCCCGGCATCTCCGCCAGGCCCTCCTGCTCACCCTCCAGCTGGCCGAGCTGGAGCTCCCCCTCGTCCTCGACCTCAACCTGATGGACGAGGCGCAGGCGGAGGGCATCGAGATCGACCTGGAGGGGCTGGCGGCCCGCTTGGGGATCCCGGTGGCCGCCACGGTGGCGGTCTCCGGGCACGGTCTGGACCGCCTGCGTGCCCTCATCCCGGAGGCCCGCATCCCTCGGGTCCGCCCCACGTATGAGGCGCCTCTGGAGGAGGCCCTGCGGCAGCTGGAAGAGCGCCTGCCTCCGGCCCCCGGCCGCCGGTATCGGGCCCTTGGGCTGCTGCTGGAGGATCCCTGGACCTGCCAGCACGTCCCCGATGAGGGGCTCCGTCAGGAGGCGGCGGCCCTGCGAGGGGCCCTGGAGGCCCATTACGGACGGCCCCTGCTCTATGTCCTGACCCGGCAGCGCTACCAGTGGGCGGAGCGGTTGCTGGACGGCCTGGTGCGCCGGACCCCTCGCGCGGCGGGCGTCCGGCAGGGGCTGCGGGAGCGGCTGGACGCACTGATGCTCCACCCCATCGGGGGCTGGCTGGTCATCGCGGTCGTCCTCTGGCTCACGTATCAGATCGTCGGCGTGTTCGGCGCCCAGGTGCTGGTGGGGCTCCTGGAGGAGACGGTGTTCGGCGCCTGGATCCTTCCCGCGCTGACGGCGCTGGCCCAGCGATGGATCCCGTGGGGACTGGTTCGGGATTTCCTCCTCGGGCCCTACGGTCAGATCTCTATGGCGCTGACCTACGGGCTGGCCATCGTGTTCCCCATCGTGGGGACGTTCTTCCTGATGTTCAGCCTGATGGAGGACTCCGGATATCTCCCCCGCCTGGCGGTGATGCTGAACCGTCCTTTCAAAGCCTTGGGGCTGAACGGCCGGGCGGTCCTCCCCATGGTGCTGGGCCTGGGGTGCGTGACCATGGCCACGATGACCACGCGGGTGCTGCAGACCCGGCGGGAGCGGGTGCTGGTCACCCTGTTGCTGGCCCTGGCCGTCCCCTGCTCGGCGCAGCTGGGAGTGATCTTCGGGATGATCGCCATGGCCGGCCCGGGGGCCCTGGGGGTCTGGCTCGCCGTGGTGGCGGCGGTGCTGGGCCTGGTGGGCGCCTTGGCCGCCCGGGTGGTCCCGGGGGAGCCCTCGGATTTCATCCTGGAGCTGCCCCCGCTGCGGGCGCCCCGCCTCGAGAACCTGGCCCTCAAGACCTTGGCCCGGATCGAATGGTATCTCAAAGAGGTGGTGCCCTTATTCATGCTCAGCACGGCCATCCTCTTCGCACTGGATCGCCTGGGCCTGCTCGAGGGGATCGAGCGGGCGATGGCGCCGCTGGTGACCGGATGGCTGGGGCTGCCGCCGCAGACCGCCGGGATGTTTCTCCTCGGCTTCCTGCGACGGGATTACGGCGCAACGGGGCTGTTCGATCTCGCCCGGGAGGGTGTGCTGACGCCCCATCAGATCTTGGTGAGCCTGGTGGTGATCACGCTGTTCATCCCGTGCATCGCCACAGTGATGATGATGATCAAGGAGCACGGCTGGCGCACGGCGGTGGCCATCTTCGCCTTCGTCTTCCCCTTCGCCTTCCTGGTGGGCGGGGCGACCCATCACATCCTGCGGTGGCTGGGATGGGGGTGAGCGGATGCAGACGCGTTGCCCAATGTGCGGCTATGTCTTCGATCCGGCCGAGCTGCAGTGCCACACCGCGTGTCCGATCGGCGCGCGATGCGCCCTGATG
This DNA window, taken from Thermoflexus hugenholtzii JAD2, encodes the following:
- a CDS encoding cupin domain-containing protein, with the protein product MAEIREKATLPSGRRISFDARTFRWEGVEPEAYKFSLGDARGMGWRGITRFTLGGPPEIPCRFQMRYFELAPGAYSSLEKHQHIHLIIVIRGRGKALVGPEVFEVAPFDIVYVPPEVPHRWINDGDEPFGFLCPVDAERDPPRPVDEEEWKALKRNPRTAPYVF
- the feoB gene encoding ferrous iron transport protein B encodes the protein MASCHSEPTERLEDLPQRPVVLVGPPNVGKSALFFRLTGRYATVSNYPGTTVDLLMGRLPEGAPLLDTPGIHSLFPLSAEEQVTQALILSAQPQAVIQVADARHLRQALLLTLQLAELELPLVLDLNLMDEAQAEGIEIDLEGLAARLGIPVAATVAVSGHGLDRLRALIPEARIPRVRPTYEAPLEEALRQLEERLPPAPGRRYRALGLLLEDPWTCQHVPDEGLRQEAAALRGALEAHYGRPLLYVLTRQRYQWAERLLDGLVRRTPRAAGVRQGLRERLDALMLHPIGGWLVIAVVLWLTYQIVGVFGAQVLVGLLEETVFGAWILPALTALAQRWIPWGLVRDFLLGPYGQISMALTYGLAIVFPIVGTFFLMFSLMEDSGYLPRLAVMLNRPFKALGLNGRAVLPMVLGLGCVTMATMTTRVLQTRRERVLVTLLLALAVPCSAQLGVIFGMIAMAGPGALGVWLAVVAAVLGLVGALAARVVPGEPSDFILELPPLRAPRLENLALKTLARIEWYLKEVVPLFMLSTAILFALDRLGLLEGIERAMAPLVTGWLGLPPQTAGMFLLGFLRRDYGATGLFDLAREGVLTPHQILVSLVVITLFIPCIATVMMMIKEHGWRTAVAIFAFVFPFAFLVGGATHHILRWLGWG